One genomic region from Sphingobacterium multivorum encodes:
- a CDS encoding tetratricopeptide repeat-containing sensor histidine kinase, with protein MRHLSFLFIVILIVICNFQAQAQNSGWDKLDKQLSEASNDSTRILAYYKVASEIYRSNPTEAQEIVSRGLGLATNKRFESLQIDLLNLQGVIYLKLNNFDESVKTHFNVLKKREERNDKKGMMLSFLNIGNVFNKSYDPQQALKYYQRALDLAKELRDTRNRANISTNIGNIYAQNALNGEKKADVNHAIDYLVKTVEFCKVNAPEVDLFNTYILLSYLYLKADKLEWSTYYTDLAIDITSKKKDPVGESYARINRANIYIKEKRFDLAAKEVALIKIIIAKSGFTNLTEDLQGDFDKITKAIKDQNQHVILSDQDSLDRKFHEDAATLRVRIREELREKYESEKKDLENKNLLLKNAHVEREAHWIKLIGLLTFFVLLIFLVMVLLLVKNNRLLRDEKRKVDQQAAEIRHQHGELVQADRFRSSLFSVVSHDLRSPMATFQTLLAVSKIVDLPTNEIKGVLLSIGYQVEVAAKMLDDLLIWSSQQMADEKLDIQTVYPMQVVEECQQLFADRIHLKKLNVLIDIPSELTIQTDLKRFEFIVRNIFSNAIKFSLSGKSVVIGQRESSEGIIISIRDEGLGMDETTIRSLQDKGFQKSFEGTFHEKGTGIGLLLCHEFAKRINCTISIESTIGFGSTFYIQIQKNE; from the coding sequence ATGCGCCATCTATCTTTCCTATTTATTGTTATCCTAATTGTGATTTGTAACTTCCAGGCACAGGCCCAAAACAGTGGTTGGGACAAGTTGGATAAGCAGCTATCGGAGGCAAGTAATGATTCGACCCGGATATTGGCTTATTACAAAGTAGCGTCTGAAATCTACCGCAGCAATCCCACGGAGGCGCAAGAGATCGTTTCCAGAGGATTAGGGCTCGCTACCAACAAAAGATTTGAGTCGCTGCAAATTGATTTATTAAATTTACAGGGAGTTATATACCTGAAGCTAAATAACTTCGATGAAAGTGTAAAAACCCATTTTAACGTACTCAAAAAACGAGAGGAACGCAACGACAAAAAAGGGATGATGCTTTCTTTTCTGAATATAGGAAATGTGTTTAATAAGAGCTACGACCCCCAGCAGGCCTTAAAATATTATCAACGCGCACTAGATCTTGCGAAGGAACTGCGCGATACGAGGAATCGAGCCAATATATCGACCAATATTGGGAATATATATGCCCAAAACGCATTAAATGGAGAGAAGAAAGCGGATGTGAATCATGCCATCGATTATTTAGTAAAAACGGTTGAGTTCTGTAAAGTCAATGCGCCGGAAGTTGATCTTTTCAATACCTACATTTTATTGAGCTATCTCTATCTCAAGGCAGATAAACTCGAATGGAGCACCTATTATACCGATCTAGCGATAGACATCACCTCCAAGAAAAAAGATCCAGTTGGCGAAAGTTATGCCCGTATCAATCGGGCAAATATCTATATCAAAGAAAAGCGCTTTGATCTTGCCGCAAAAGAAGTCGCTCTCATTAAGATCATCATTGCTAAAAGCGGTTTTACCAATCTAACAGAAGACCTACAGGGAGATTTCGATAAAATAACAAAGGCGATCAAAGATCAAAATCAACACGTCATTCTCAGCGACCAGGACAGCTTGGACCGCAAATTTCATGAGGATGCTGCGACGCTTCGTGTTCGGATCCGGGAAGAACTTCGGGAAAAATATGAAAGCGAAAAAAAAGATCTTGAAAATAAGAACCTACTCTTAAAAAACGCGCATGTAGAACGAGAAGCCCATTGGATAAAGTTGATCGGATTATTAACCTTTTTTGTACTCCTGATATTTTTGGTTATGGTTCTTTTACTCGTCAAAAATAATAGATTATTACGTGACGAAAAACGGAAGGTAGATCAGCAAGCCGCTGAGATCAGGCATCAACATGGAGAGCTCGTCCAAGCAGATCGATTTCGGTCGAGCCTATTTTCCGTTGTATCACATGATCTGCGTAGCCCTATGGCGACTTTTCAGACCTTACTCGCTGTATCGAAAATCGTGGATTTGCCAACCAATGAAATCAAAGGAGTGCTGCTTAGTATTGGTTATCAGGTAGAAGTTGCGGCAAAGATGCTGGACGATCTTTTGATCTGGTCCTCGCAGCAGATGGCCGATGAGAAGCTCGACATCCAAACGGTATATCCAATGCAGGTTGTCGAAGAATGCCAGCAGTTGTTTGCGGATAGAATTCATTTAAAGAAATTAAATGTCCTGATCGATATCCCTTCCGAGCTGACCATCCAAACCGATTTAAAACGGTTTGAGTTTATCGTCCGGAATATCTTTAGCAATGCCATCAAATTCAGTCTCAGCGGGAAATCCGTCGTTATTGGTCAGCGGGAAAGCTCCGAAGGCATTATTATTTCTATTCGAGACGAAGGTTTGGGCATGGACGAAACTACCATCCGATCGCTGCAGGATAAGGGATTTCAAAAGAGTTTCGAAGGAACTTTTCATGAGAAAGGCACTGGAATCGGACTTCTATTATGTCATGAATTTGCAAAGCGAATTAATTGTACAATTTCCATCGAAAGCACGATTGGCTTTGGAAGCACATTCTATATTCAAATACAAAAAAATGAATAG
- a CDS encoding response regulator transcription factor: protein MITVGIIDIDEKERIQTKENISKNDKSESTIPIHVLFDQETLASSHRNQIPDVMIIDIDHQDSLIVERVKSLFPRAEILVLTNNCDVKVVRSCFRQGAVGYMLKKTCLQSLKNAITMTLGNGSFISPSVNRALIEQAFSAKRSENLLTARELQIANGIIEGLSYKMIAQKYAISLDTVRIYIKRIYRKFQINSKGELIAQLTA from the coding sequence ATGATTACAGTTGGGATAATCGACATAGATGAGAAAGAGCGGATACAAACAAAGGAAAACATATCCAAAAACGATAAATCTGAATCAACAATACCGATACATGTGCTGTTTGATCAGGAGACACTTGCTTCTTCCCATCGCAACCAAATCCCTGATGTGATGATTATCGATATTGATCATCAAGATAGCTTAATTGTTGAACGGGTTAAGAGCCTGTTTCCACGTGCCGAAATATTAGTGCTGACCAATAATTGCGATGTAAAGGTGGTGCGTAGTTGCTTTAGACAAGGCGCTGTGGGCTATATGCTGAAGAAGACATGTCTGCAATCGTTAAAAAACGCGATAACAATGACCTTGGGAAATGGTTCTTTTATTAGTCCTTCTGTCAATCGTGCTTTGATTGAACAAGCTTTCAGTGCCAAACGATCCGAGAATTTGCTGACTGCGCGAGAGTTGCAGATTGCTAATGGCATCATTGAAGGGCTTAGCTATAAAATGATCGCCCAGAAATATGCAATTTCCCTAGATACAGTCCGTATTTATATCAAGCGAATCTATAGAAAGTTTCAGATCAATAGTAAAGGTGAATTGATCGCCCAATTGACCGCTTAA
- a CDS encoding MSCRAMM family protein encodes MPIRSLLIFVFLFCYTALFLSIAKSQQRYDIAYHFEYDSLRITPSQTFSNKLIIVNYTDRAIELSPESNDTKALQGLIKLPPLIQLKAHETKSFPLKYMTDRRTISSAVQKFSVGLQTKDPSVSVQPAQVFYTQLDVQAALLIQSEQPEYFIDQSTGQTQFLVRAVNMGLIPFTFQLQFANLPSELEVVGETLPVTLAAGGQSLLRFTARMRTKKIATDVELTMIAIEAGGKQLATSRVRIMTVGSVKRFGSAMNLQNQPYNNMIALRYLNIGQDIAVYQLQGYGNLALNKERSLSYRMNVDYFQDQRAFTMYDSYLDYQTEKWGLKAGNIYENLDQYVNGRGLRATYKFDKSRSVSVYAVQNNYFLWNQLNTFSPGGGVLGLKYAFKSEKNQESNLAYLHSKDNYRNARSDLLSGKGYKDWSENQSLTWEAGTSIEKVDIGGQKAGLAAGINYNGIFEQFQISSSNYYSSPYYVGLRRGLLQSDSRIVIPLDDIKSLSARMSFMDNRPKYQIGDRNYFFNNSNRIEIYELGYRTALRRLNIDLRPYWMKQGADYHSWLGLGSNAVNWKSSSVRTVVDLNFFTQTHRFSLQTDYGYTYRNTAEKPIAPFHSLRVSGNYDHALFGFNTFVQINPYYLSDLLATYTNSNYSMYSLGPNTHFEAFGHNLQVQVATMYSYYGFSRSNNLSINGNARWRMKDNWSLTADIFYTFIRGKLLFMTDPINPPQPQPLDRYSFNNRQIRVGIEKSFGRTGSYKGYSLTLTCFDDKNNNGIRDDDEPFVESVLIRIGKEAAITDAKGRVKFVEMEAGSFSIQAENNQGWISQGPSTVVLTKNKSVDMPLIKTKSARGKIQLIATKYLESKPDLSGIRITAIDRQGKKYNALTNEDGAYIFYLPVGFYKLTVDSEGMPFVIENSNCEAEVKAEGLNELPSLRYRDQRRKVGIKRF; translated from the coding sequence ATGCCAATAAGAAGCCTTTTAATTTTTGTGTTTCTTTTCTGCTATACTGCTCTTTTCTTATCCATAGCGAAAAGTCAGCAACGATACGATATTGCCTATCATTTCGAATACGATTCCCTTCGGATCACGCCATCCCAAACATTTTCAAACAAATTAATTATTGTTAACTACACGGATCGAGCAATTGAGCTAAGCCCTGAGTCCAACGATACGAAGGCATTGCAGGGATTGATCAAATTGCCACCATTAATACAGCTGAAGGCACATGAAACGAAAAGCTTTCCCTTGAAATACATGACCGACCGGCGGACGATTTCGAGTGCAGTGCAAAAGTTTAGCGTTGGTCTGCAGACGAAGGATCCATCCGTGAGTGTACAGCCTGCCCAAGTTTTTTATACCCAGTTGGATGTTCAGGCAGCGCTATTGATTCAGTCTGAGCAGCCCGAGTATTTTATTGATCAGTCAACAGGACAAACGCAATTTTTGGTACGCGCCGTCAATATGGGTTTAATACCCTTTACCTTTCAATTGCAGTTTGCTAACCTTCCTTCGGAACTGGAGGTCGTCGGTGAAACATTACCCGTAACATTGGCTGCAGGAGGGCAGTCCTTACTGAGATTTACTGCTCGTATGCGCACAAAGAAAATAGCCACGGATGTAGAACTAACGATGATAGCTATTGAAGCAGGCGGTAAACAACTTGCGACGAGCCGAGTGCGTATTATGACAGTAGGCAGCGTAAAACGGTTCGGCTCGGCCATGAACTTGCAGAATCAGCCCTACAATAATATGATTGCCTTACGTTATCTCAATATAGGGCAGGATATAGCGGTGTATCAGCTCCAGGGATACGGCAATCTTGCGCTGAATAAAGAGCGCTCGTTGAGCTATCGCATGAATGTGGATTATTTTCAAGATCAGCGTGCTTTTACGATGTACGATAGTTACCTCGATTATCAAACGGAAAAATGGGGACTGAAAGCAGGTAATATCTACGAGAATTTGGATCAATATGTTAACGGCCGCGGACTTAGAGCAACTTATAAATTTGATAAGTCCCGATCCGTTAGTGTATATGCTGTGCAAAATAATTATTTCCTATGGAATCAGCTGAACACGTTCTCCCCCGGCGGCGGCGTGCTGGGACTAAAGTATGCGTTTAAATCAGAGAAAAACCAGGAAAGTAACCTGGCATATTTACATAGTAAAGACAATTACCGCAATGCCCGAAGTGACTTGCTCAGTGGAAAAGGATACAAAGACTGGTCGGAGAATCAAAGTCTTACCTGGGAAGCAGGTACAAGCATTGAAAAAGTCGATATTGGCGGTCAAAAGGCGGGGTTAGCTGCTGGCATAAATTATAATGGGATTTTTGAGCAGTTCCAGATTTCAAGTTCCAATTATTATAGCTCACCCTATTATGTAGGGCTTAGGCGAGGGCTGCTGCAGTCTGATTCACGTATTGTTATTCCATTGGATGACATCAAAAGTCTCTCGGCCAGAATGAGCTTTATGGATAATCGGCCCAAGTATCAAATTGGCGATCGGAATTACTTTTTTAACAATAGTAATCGTATCGAAATTTATGAGCTCGGTTACCGTACGGCGCTTCGGCGACTGAATATTGATCTGCGGCCTTATTGGATGAAGCAAGGTGCTGATTATCACAGCTGGTTAGGACTGGGAAGTAATGCCGTAAACTGGAAGTCGAGTTCAGTAAGAACCGTTGTCGATCTCAATTTTTTTACGCAAACCCATCGTTTCTCGCTTCAGACCGACTATGGTTATACCTACAGAAATACCGCTGAAAAGCCGATAGCTCCTTTTCACTCCCTGCGGGTATCGGGGAACTATGACCATGCACTTTTTGGCTTTAATACATTTGTTCAGATCAATCCTTATTATTTGAGTGATCTTTTGGCTACCTATACCAATTCGAACTATAGCATGTATTCGCTAGGACCTAATACACACTTTGAGGCATTCGGTCATAATTTGCAGGTACAGGTTGCGACCATGTACAGTTATTATGGTTTTTCGCGGAGTAACAATTTGTCCATCAATGGAAATGCGCGTTGGCGAATGAAAGACAACTGGAGTCTCACTGCAGATATTTTTTATACGTTTATCAGAGGGAAATTACTGTTTATGACAGATCCAATAAATCCGCCACAACCGCAGCCGCTAGATCGCTATTCGTTTAACAACAGGCAGATCAGAGTGGGGATAGAAAAGAGTTTTGGACGGACAGGTAGTTATAAAGGCTATAGCTTAACGTTGACTTGTTTTGACGATAAGAACAACAATGGAATCCGGGATGATGATGAGCCATTTGTGGAATCTGTGTTGATTCGAATCGGAAAGGAAGCAGCCATCACAGATGCGAAGGGACGCGTTAAATTTGTTGAAATGGAAGCGGGTTCTTTTTCAATTCAAGCGGAGAACAATCAAGGCTGGATTTCGCAGGGACCGTCGACCGTTGTGCTAACCAAGAACAAGTCTGTGGATATGCCCCTTATCAAAACTAAATCTGCTAGGGGCAAAATACAGTTAATTGCCACTAAATACCTGGAGTCTAAGCCTGATCTGAGTGGTATCCGCATCACCGCCATTGACCGTCAGGGAAAGAAATATAATGCATTGACCAACGAGGACGGCGCATATATTTTCTATTTGCCTGTAGGCTTTTATAAGTTGACGGTTGATTCGGAAGGGATGCCTTTTGTTATTGAAAATTCGAATTGCGAAGCAGAAGTGAAAGCCGAGGGACTAAATGAGCTTCCATCCCTGCGTTATCGGGATCAACGACGCAAAGTTGGCATTAAAAGATTTTAA
- a CDS encoding acyltransferase family protein: MSESKRIYQIDLFRFIAASAVVLYHYLYRGYAAGNMSLLGFDGVGEYFKYGYLGVDLFFIISGFVIAFSIKHLSLRKFCYSRFKRLYPMYWICLLLTFTVSYFWGAPRYHVTFTQLLANLTMVQKLWGQGDVDGAYWSLYVELKFYLIIALFLILNQFKKISLDYLVYFWLLLSSLRFFVGPSEIYDALHEFFLFDWSAYFIAGIIFCQLFLHGPKVQHFVALPWCLYISIDGAVGRIHWLERTFHSDFSSYIIGATIVVFYLLMLLVSCKKLQVINSPKFVKIGMLTYPLYLIHQHIGFIIFNHLHPYLNKYLLLSAVIGFMLVVAYLLSDRIEPWIIKRFKA; encoded by the coding sequence ATGTCTGAGTCCAAAAGAATTTACCAAATCGATCTGTTTCGTTTTATCGCAGCATCTGCCGTCGTATTATATCATTATTTATATCGGGGGTATGCTGCCGGAAATATGTCGCTATTGGGTTTCGATGGCGTCGGAGAATATTTTAAATATGGCTACCTGGGCGTAGACTTATTTTTTATCATCAGTGGTTTTGTGATCGCTTTTTCCATCAAGCATCTTTCGTTGCGTAAGTTCTGCTATTCCCGTTTCAAGCGTTTGTATCCGATGTATTGGATTTGTTTGCTGTTGACTTTTACCGTTTCTTATTTTTGGGGCGCACCACGTTATCATGTCACATTTACACAGCTATTGGCCAATCTAACCATGGTCCAAAAACTATGGGGACAGGGGGATGTCGATGGCGCTTATTGGTCGCTCTATGTAGAGTTGAAATTTTACCTGATCATCGCCTTATTCCTTATTCTGAATCAATTTAAAAAAATAAGTTTAGATTACCTGGTGTATTTTTGGCTGCTATTGTCCAGCTTGCGCTTTTTTGTTGGGCCTTCGGAAATTTATGACGCACTCCACGAGTTCTTTTTGTTCGATTGGAGCGCCTACTTTATTGCTGGAATTATATTTTGTCAGCTCTTTTTACATGGGCCCAAAGTCCAGCATTTTGTGGCCTTACCTTGGTGCTTGTACATTTCCATCGATGGTGCCGTGGGGCGCATTCATTGGCTGGAACGGACTTTCCACAGTGACTTTTCTTCTTATATTATTGGAGCGACCATCGTTGTGTTTTACCTGCTTATGTTGCTGGTTTCCTGTAAAAAGCTCCAGGTGATCAATTCGCCGAAATTCGTTAAAATTGGCATGTTGACCTATCCGCTGTATTTAATCCATCAACACATCGGCTTTATCATTTTTAACCATCTGCACCCCTATTTAAACAAATACCTGTTACTTTCGGCTGTTATTGGTTTTATGCTTGTGGTTGCTTATCTGCTAAGCGACCGGATTGAACCATGGATTATAAAGCGGTTTAAAGCATAA
- a CDS encoding amidohydrolase — protein sequence MKSTALSRKEFIRNSALALAGATFIPGMLFAENRHNMAHQGLLSGYQGKKSYTLKNVLLETGFEYDGDGNVTATKTGLFSIQIANGKIKNISANSNSADAIDAKGLLMLPSFKDMHIHLDKTYYGDKWQAVRRGPGGVKGMIALEQKILPELLKNSTHKAEKLIELLQSKGTAFARSHVNIEPTSKLDSLHHLQLALENKKNGFGAELVAFPQHGVFYTDSVPYLKEAAKTNIDFIGGVDPFSIDGAIEKTMDFTVQLALDNNKGIDIHLHESGESGLKTVEYLINKVNENPVLKGKTYLSHCFVLGRLEKAKQQEMAEKLGAAQIGIVSTIPFGGLIMPIPTLMENNVKVMTGNDSIVDHWNTFGTGSVLQKANLAAQVYGQATEFALSRMLKLATAGPTPLDDKGNMQWPKVGDSADIAFLDASCSAEAISRISPVKSLIYQGNLVF from the coding sequence ATGAAATCAACGGCCCTTTCTCGCAAGGAATTTATCAGAAACTCTGCTCTAGCGCTTGCGGGTGCTACATTCATCCCGGGAATGCTATTTGCAGAAAATCGACATAATATGGCTCATCAAGGACTTTTGAGTGGCTACCAAGGTAAAAAAAGCTATACGTTGAAAAACGTGCTATTGGAAACCGGATTTGAGTACGATGGTGATGGTAATGTAACCGCAACAAAGACCGGTCTTTTTTCCATTCAGATCGCAAACGGGAAAATCAAAAATATCAGTGCCAACAGCAACAGTGCTGATGCGATCGATGCAAAAGGGCTTTTGATGCTACCTTCTTTTAAAGATATGCATATCCATTTGGACAAGACCTATTATGGCGACAAATGGCAGGCAGTAAGACGTGGCCCGGGGGGGGTAAAGGGTATGATTGCTCTTGAACAGAAAATTTTGCCCGAACTGCTTAAAAACTCTACCCATAAAGCAGAAAAACTAATCGAACTGCTACAATCCAAGGGCACTGCCTTTGCACGTAGCCATGTCAATATTGAACCAACTTCCAAATTAGATTCTTTACATCATCTACAGCTGGCGCTTGAAAATAAGAAAAATGGATTTGGAGCTGAATTGGTTGCTTTTCCACAACACGGTGTTTTCTATACCGATTCGGTGCCTTATCTCAAGGAAGCAGCGAAAACCAATATTGATTTTATCGGTGGGGTCGATCCCTTTTCCATTGATGGCGCTATTGAAAAAACAATGGATTTTACGGTTCAACTGGCTTTAGATAACAACAAAGGAATTGACATTCACTTACATGAATCTGGAGAATCGGGTTTGAAAACTGTAGAATACTTAATTAATAAAGTAAACGAGAATCCTGTTCTCAAAGGCAAGACCTACCTCAGCCATTGTTTTGTGCTTGGTCGACTGGAAAAAGCCAAACAACAGGAAATGGCCGAGAAACTTGGTGCTGCACAAATCGGTATCGTGTCTACGATCCCATTCGGTGGCTTAATTATGCCTATTCCAACGCTTATGGAAAACAACGTTAAGGTCATGACGGGCAATGACAGCATTGTAGACCATTGGAATACTTTCGGGACAGGCAGTGTACTACAAAAAGCTAATCTTGCAGCTCAGGTATACGGCCAGGCTACCGAATTTGCGCTATCCCGTATGCTGAAACTTGCTACCGCGGGCCCTACTCCATTGGATGACAAAGGCAATATGCAATGGCCAAAGGTCGGCGACAGTGCAGATATTGCCTTCCTTGATGCGAGTTGTTCGGCAGAAGCTATTTCAAGAATATCGCCCGTAAAATCACTTATCTATCAAGGAAATCTAGTTTTCTAG
- a CDS encoding helix-turn-helix domain-containing protein: MDKRNSKIWAPVISLDGFRKEQTAGRDELLFNELHGERLIDKPHKHDFFIINLFDKASGVHTIDSIDHVIKDHQVHVLFPGQMHKWHVYAGTVGYQLMIERSFFEHFAPFFRFSFTNYQNHPVIDLTADAFAQLHYEFESVKQELKRENSLIPLITARAGVIAAIVSREAESAFTEFKVYQSVPRLAKFNMLIDEFFREQKLVAFYAEKLHISPNYLNILCKKNLKISATQLIHQRISIEAKRLLQSTERSIKEIAFELGFADQAYFSNFFKQQTGASPSDFRENIHVEGAPKFLESKIKKR; encoded by the coding sequence ATGGATAAACGAAATTCAAAAATTTGGGCACCAGTAATCAGTCTGGATGGCTTCCGCAAGGAACAGACTGCAGGGCGCGACGAACTCCTATTTAATGAACTGCATGGCGAACGGCTTATCGACAAACCGCATAAGCATGACTTTTTTATCATAAATCTGTTCGATAAAGCATCGGGGGTTCATACCATCGATTCGATTGACCATGTCATCAAAGATCATCAGGTTCATGTGCTCTTTCCGGGGCAAATGCACAAATGGCATGTCTATGCGGGTACTGTAGGCTATCAACTTATGATTGAACGATCTTTTTTTGAACACTTTGCTCCATTTTTCCGCTTTTCATTTACCAATTACCAAAACCATCCCGTCATTGACCTCACTGCAGATGCTTTTGCACAATTGCATTATGAATTTGAATCTGTCAAGCAGGAGTTAAAAAGAGAAAATTCACTTATTCCATTGATAACCGCCCGAGCGGGAGTCATTGCTGCGATTGTAAGCCGCGAAGCGGAGTCTGCCTTCACCGAATTCAAAGTCTATCAATCTGTTCCACGACTGGCGAAGTTCAATATGCTCATTGATGAATTCTTTAGGGAGCAAAAGCTCGTGGCTTTTTATGCCGAAAAGCTTCATATTTCGCCCAATTACCTCAATATACTGTGCAAAAAAAATCTGAAAATATCAGCCACACAACTTATTCACCAACGGATCAGCATTGAAGCCAAACGTCTTTTGCAAAGCACAGAGCGATCCATCAAAGAAATTGCCTTTGAATTGGGTTTTGCAGATCAAGCTTATTTTTCGAACTTTTTTAAACAGCAAACCGGAGCAAGTCCGAGCGACTTTAGAGAAAATATTCATGTGGAGGGAGCACCTAAGTTCCTTGAAAGCAAAATCAAAAAAAGATAA